The following coding sequences lie in one Pungitius pungitius chromosome 18, fPunPun2.1, whole genome shotgun sequence genomic window:
- the LOC119226982 gene encoding alanine--glyoxylate aminotransferase 2, mitochondrial-like, which translates to MFKLASSLSGRCVLTGKRCSRSGSFKLHSAGGALCHKSHLAPRPTDVPEMPPCDFKPEEYAGTSKERMVEIREMNCNPMVTKVTYYKRPVFIHQGHMQWLWDVDGRRYLDLFAGVATVSVGHCHPTVTAAAEKQLRRLWHTTNIYAHPPLHEYCEKLASCLPDPLKVIYLTNSGSEANDLAMLMARLHTGNFDIITFRGSYHGGSPQTMGLTSNAAYKYPIANGLGCTNTMCPDVFRGPWGGSHCRDSPVQTIRECGCAQGYCMANDQYIGQLKETFATSVPSRIAAFFAEPIQGVGGAVQYPKTYLKEAYKLVRERGGLCIADEVQTGFGRTGSHFWGFQGHDVIPDMVTMAKGIGNGFPMGAVVTTPEIAASFAKGVHFNTFGGNPVACAIASSVLDTIKGDGAQQLSLNVGTYLMTELAKLRDKYEIIGDVRGKGLLIGVEMVQDKASRHPLAPEAMGEIFEDVKDMGVLIGKGGVYGQTFRIKPPMCITKEDADFFLAIFNKSIHNYMERR; encoded by the exons atgttcaaactcGCCTCCTCGCTGAGTGGCCGCTGTGTTTTAACCGGAAAGCGCTGCTCTCGGTCCGGTTCGTTTAAACTCCACTCGGCGGGCG GTGCGTTATGTCACAAATCCCACCTGGCGCCCCGTCCCACAGACGTCCCGGAAATGCCCCCCTGCGATTTCAAACCGGAGGAATACGCG GGGACGTCCAAAGAGCGGATGGTGGAGATCCGAGAGATGAACTGCAACCCCATGGTCACCAAGGTCACCTACTACAAGAGACCCGTGTTCATCCACCAGGGCCACATGCAGTGGCTGTGGGACGTGGACGGGAGGCGGTACCTGGACCTCTTTGCCGGCGTGGCTACGGTCAGCGTGGGCCACTGCCACCC GACAGTAACAGCAGCCGCGGAGAAGCAGCTGAGGAGACTGTGGCATACCACGAACATCTACGCCCATCCACCTCTCCATGAGTACTGCGAGAAGCTGGCTTCCTGCCTCCCGGATCCTCTCAAG GTGATATATCTGACCAACAGCGGCTCAGAAGCCAATGACCTGGCCATGCTGATGGCTCGGCTTCACACGGGGAACTTTGACATCATCACCTTCAG AGGATCTTACCACGGTGGCAGCCCACAGACCATGGGTCTCACTTCCAACGCAGCGTATAAATACCCCATCGCCAATGGTTTGGGCTGCACAAAT ACCATGTGTCCAGATGTGTTCAGAGGTCCGTGGGGAGGAAGCCACTGCAGGGATTCTCCTGTGCAGACCATCAGAGAATGTGGCTGTGCTcaag GTTATTGCATGGCAAACGACCAGTACATCGGACAGCTCAAAGAGACATTTGCCACTAGCGTCCCCAGTCGCATTGCCGCTTTCTTTGCAGAGCCGATTCAG GGAGTCGGAGGAGCTGTGCAGTACCCGAAAACCTACCTGAAGGAGGCTTACAAACttgtaagagagagaggagggctcTGCATCGCTGATGAG GTCCAGACTGGATTTGGGCGAACAGGAAGCCACTTCTGGGGCTTCCAAGGTCACGATGTCATTCCTGATATGGTTACGATGGCCAAGGGCATTGGTAATGGTTTCCCAATGGGAGCTGTTGTTACTACACCAG aAATCGCAGCCTCATTTGCCAAGGGTGTTCACTTCAACACCTTTGGAGGAAACCCCGTGGCTTGTGCTATTGCTTCATCGGTGCTCGAT ACTATCAAAGGCGACGGCGCGCAGCAGCTCAGCCTCAACGTGGGCACCTATCTGATGACAGAGCTGGCAAAACTCAGAGACAAGTACGAGATCATCGGGGACGTCCGTGGAAAAGGCCTGCTGATCGGCGTGGAAATGGTCCAAGACAAG GCCAGCAGACACCCGCTGGCTCCCGAGGCGATGGGTGAGATCTTCGAGGACGTGAAGGACATGGGGGTCCTGATTGGGAAAGGCGGAGTCTACGGCCAG ACCTTCCGGATCAAACCCCCAATGTGCATCACGAAGGAAGATGCAGATTTCTTCCTGGCCATTTTTAACAAGTCCATCCACAACTACATGGAGAGAAGATAA